TACaattatataagttcagggacagttgttaAACTTTATCCAAGTTATATATAGGTTTACAGtgctaaacttaaattttaacctTTTAAAGGTTTACAGTTTAAAGAGATAGATATTATAAAAATACATATTAGGAAAGGGATATTATAGAGAGTAATAATAATATATGAATAGATTAGTTAGTGTTAATAGACAAAAATAAGCGAAAGACTGTAAAgagagaaataataataataataatagttagaATGATTAGTATTGAACTTAGAGTTTAATCTTGTAAAAGTTCAAAATATagagagaaagaggaagagagagatgaattcatattttaagttgTACGACGACCACCAAAACTACATAATTAAGTTCTAATTTATTCAGTGCTTTAATACAGATAAAATagttcaaaataatttttatgtacttattatataatattttaaagttatttctcatataaaaattaactgattttttataaaaattatatttaatatacgagtaattatattttatgaatacactttttattttgattatattataattttatataataataaaatatttaataatatattattttattatattaggaccatatatttaatattctgattttatttttatataaattaactttatttaaaaaaaaataaattacaaataattatgttttatatatttattatattataattttaaataatatattttttatatattattttcaaaatagtcataaataaaataaatatatttacaatattataaattataattattaatataaatatttttataaataaagtaGTTCACGAGCTCATGAACGAGTATTAAAACAAGTCTATTGATCAACTTATTCACAAGCTAGTTCACGAACCTGTTTAATAAGCCAGATCGTGAGCCTGTTTAACGAATCAGATCACAAATCTCTTTAACGAGCTAACTCGCGAGCCTGTATACTAGCTGAGCTCGAGCTCGAACTCAAACTCAAGCTGAGCCAAATACTACTAAGTTTGAGCTCGGCTCATTTATTAAATGAGCCTAAAATTCAAGCTTAAACTCAGCTCATTTATAAAATGAGTCAAACCGAGCCAAATTTTTATCAAGCCGAGTCTAAAGTAACTCACGAATGGTTTGATTCATACACACCCCTATTGCACACAACCTATACAACAATGTCTTCCACATttagtttttttaattaataattttttatttacaattaaaaatatctttaagtaatttatatacatcagaattaaattttatttatatagttTTAAAAATGCATTTATTTACATAATTTCGatgaattatttttaaatgtATAATAAATTTTCATGTGAGCTCAAAATAGAATTGGAATCCATTGCCATGATTTTTATCCAATTATTGCGAAACTGCACTATTTCACAATATTTTAGTCAGATTCCCTGTATTAGTTATATCAATTTTATGTGTATGAATCTTTTTTTCATacctaatttattatatatttaaaatataatatgtatGCTGATAttcatatattaaatatataaattatatatatatatatattaaatttataataaatcaagTTTAGATAAAAAATTTTTGTATTACGATTTATACTAATAAATAAGGATAAATAGTTAAAACTCGTAAGTTTAAGTGATAAATGACCATTTATTAGTTTTAtcagattaaaaaataaatttattatagtattaatattgtcatgagtATCCGATGACCAATTATAATGCTAGATCATCTTGTAACACAAAGAAAAAGATGTGGTCCATAGACTATGGATCAACCACGCTGACACTTAATCAGAAATTAATTGAAGTGAAGATATTGAATGCCATAATGATTTTAATAGAAGTTTCAACAGAGTGTACGTACCGGATCAATACATTATTCTGATATTTATGGACTACGGACTAAAGAGTTGTTGAAGCTTGTTTTGAGAATCTCAGATACTCAGCTGCTATTCCGAGATTTTTGTTTGTAAATCTGCCTTCGAAGTTGACTAGTTCTGCTTATGCTCAGTAAGGGTGATGTTTGAGCATGTCAGGTGAACATACTCTCCCATACCTCGCTCAGGTGTTCTTTATTCATTTTTGGTTCCTTCTTGTTCCGAGCCTTTGATGCTTGGTCTAGGTTGTCCGAGCCTCAAATACTCGAACTGCTCTCCATACATGTCTTTTTTGTTTGACCTTTTTGACCAAACGCTGATTTTTTAACTCAGTTTTTAACAAATTAAATAAGTATATAAAAACTAttcttaatattatttaattataaataaaataaaataaaataataaaataatttattaatattcttAATAAACTCAGTTTTTAAATTTATGACGATTTTCAGCACATGCAAAACGAGGAATGTTTTATCATTTGTTGAGAATTCTTCCGCTTTATAAATGGTAACCCGCGAAAGAGGAGATAACTgatgaaaattataaaaatataatcgtTGTATCATTCTAGATTTAAAAAATATGaacatataaattttatttattttatacataaattttattttatagataaatttataataaattaaatttaattcaaaattaatttcCCCTTCTTTTACATAAGCAAATATGAACTCACCCAATAGAAAATAGTAAAATTTCTTTTATTGAACAATTTATTAGCAAGAGAAAAAATAATTCAAACAAAGCCAaaagcagaaaaaaaaaaagaaaaaaagaaaaagaaaattcttCAAAGCAACAAATGAATTGTGGCAACAAACATATCCTCTTGGAAAGCCacctcaatttttttttcttatttttccatTATTATTTTCAGTTCCATTTTGGTTCTGTTCGCCAGAACAGACCTTTGAAACTTGTTTCTCACGCAGATCCCTTACTCACCATCTCTGCGCTACGTGTCACCCATCTGCTCTCCCGTCTCCTCTTTTAAACACCTCGGTCCTACCTCTATCACTTGTCTGTCTTATCATCTCTTTTGATCTCCGAGAACTATCATCATTGATGGCTGATCGTTCACCGCCACACCAAGTTCAGGTGCACCCACAGCTCCGATATGATCCTGGCTACAAGCGTCAACAGAAGGTTCCTTCAGCATCCAAAGTGCTGGTGGTGGTCACCCTTCTCCCCCTCGGTGGTGGACTTCTTGCACTTGCGGGTCTAACCCTAGTTGGTACCCTCATCGGCCTAGCTATTACCACCCCTCTTTTTTTAATCTTCAGCCCCGTTCTTGTTCCCGCTGCTTTTGTCCTTGCGCTAGCTGTGGTGGCGTTTTTGTCTTCTGGGGCTTTTGGGCTGACGGGGATGACATCGCTGTCGTGGGTGTTACAGTACCTCCGGCAGGCCACGCAAGCCATGCCGGAGCAGCTAGACCAGGCAAAGAAGCGCATGCAGGATATGGCTGGTTATGTGGGACAGAAGACTAAGGAAATGGGGCAAGAAATCCAGAAGAAGGCACACGAAGGGAAATGATAAACAAGAGGAACCCACGGTTCTttgtttgtttttgttttttgGGTATCGTTTTCAAATTGGAGAGCTTTTGTTGTATGTGAATCGTAAGGGGGCGTATTACTGGATAGATGCGTTTGGTTCATGGGCTTTTTTGTTccatttgtgtgtgtgtgtgtgttttttttttttgggtccaATTGTAGAATTTCAATGTATTTTCTTGTATGTTTCATCCATGgtgctctctccctctctctctctctctctctcacacacacacacacagagaacACGTAATTCCACATCATCACTTAACTATAGTTCAGTAgcataaaaaggaaaaaagaagacAGACCTGGTTTTCATTACAGAGAAATATGCTCAAGTTGAGCAACGCTGTCTCTGTCCATTGATCGAGGCTTTACAGCTGACTTTTAAGTATTGGGTAATCCAAAATGTAAGAACAGCGGATGCATCAACAAACATGGCCCCGCGAGGTGCAAATTTCAAGCAAGATGAGACACCTATGCGGCTATTCCAGAATGCCAGCTGCAAGCCAGACCATATTGGACATTATTATTGGCATTGGCATCATTGGATCTATTGATGAATGCAAACTTGTGTTAGCATATGTGAACGTTATGCAATGTAACAAGTGATATTCCAATTAGCAGCTTCTCATCATCCCATCATGATAATCAACAATTAATACATGTGATATAATCTTAATAGAAAAAGGTttgaaatgtaaaaaaaaatatgGAGATTTAATACGGAGCAAATTTATATGTGATTAGAAAACTGAATATAGTCGAAAGGTAAAGAAAGAAATCAAAGATTGCCAAGCAAagattaaaagaagaagaattGAATGTCAATCTGGCATAAATCTACTGTTGGATCCGGATAGAGGCATAGATCCTAGCAACTCTCGGATGCAGATGTGAATGTAAAACTTCAGAGCATTACTGCCATCAGAAGTaatagccatttgacttggttgtttgATAGGGTGTAAACTGTAAATTATAAAGTGATTGCACTCTTAATCTCCCGGTTCTGTTGCCCACCAGTTTTAACTGATTTATTCGCTTATGCTAATAACAAACTTGCTAGAATTGCATGAATGGAATTGAAGTGATGAATTCTTCAGCTCCAAGCTGAAGTCAGTTGAATTTAATTGAAAGGAATTTATGGTATTTTCCCAGATGTTAATCAGAAGTCAGAAACCCATTTTCCGTCTTCAAGAACCTGATACAAAATGTAATCCAATTTCAATTAGAAAGGGAATTTCAGATGTGTTTTCTAGTTAACAAAATAAAGACTACAGATTTGTTCCAtcctaaattgaaataaaatttgaaTTTGTCCAAAATTCTCTTTAGGTTGCGTTCAGTTTTGAAATAAGAACAAAAAGTAGAGTTGCAGTAAGGTGGGTGGATCCAGTAACTGAAGAAAAATGAACAAAAACAAAATACAAGAGTTGGGGCATTCCGAGAATCGAACTCGGGACCTCTCGCACCCAAAGCGAGAATCATACCACTAGACCAAATGCCCAACTTGGTTTTCGGTTGCTCGCATATCAAGTTGTCTAATTCAGACAAGGCTTATAGCTTCCACTACCCCTTACACCAGTTCTTTGACATGTGAAGAAGTATTTACAATTCCCAGAAAGGGTGCATATTTATGCTGTTTTAGAGATTAACAGTGTGCAACAGCAATCAACTGAAGATATTTACTTTTGTATTGAGTGATACATTAAGAGTAGCTCTCGCCAAATCAACTATGCCTATCAATGCTACAACAAAGTTATAAGAGTTCAAAGCATTAAAAACTTTCTTCACCACCTCCTGCGCCTTCTTCCGTACCAATATGCAAATGCAGCTACTGATGCAGCCACAATAACGCCTGCCGTTGCATGCCAAGCATACAATGGTTTTTCCAGAATGAGGCTAGAACCACCGACATTACCGGTGGGAGAAGTAAGATGGTTCTTACTAACTGTCAATGCAAAGCCCAAACCCTGCCTTTCCAGCTCAGTCAAGTCCTCGATTGCCGGCTTAAGTTTGGTGGCCTTGGCTATAGCTTCATAATCTTCTTTGCTTCCTCCTTCAAGGAATGACCCAACAAGATGACCTTTGCTTACCCAGTAAGCTCCAATTGTACTTCCAGAGTAATCCCCAAAATGCACTACTTCCCCTGCATTGTCCCCATAAAACTGCCAAGACAGCGTGAAGACCCTGGAATAGAAAAATGGCAGGTAGTCAAAGTCATCTGTTTTATTTGGTTCCATTATTGCTGCTACAGCGTGTCTTGCTGATTTTCGAGCTGAGTCAACATGCTCAAGCCTACGTGTTTCACCAAATAGTTGGACCGGAAATGCTGCAACATCTCCTACAGCATAGACTGAGCTGTTGCTTGTCCGCATTCTCCCATTCACTTTGATCCCACCCTTCTCCAAAGTGAGTTGACCTTCAAAGAGGCTTGTGTTTGGACGTATTCCAATTCCTACCACAACCATGTCTACAGGTAGCCGACTTCCATCTCTAAGATTAACAGCTGTGACCTGTAGAAGCGAGTAGATTAGTGACCAGTTGACAAAACAAGCCAGCATTTCCATGGCCTATTACCATGGGAAGAAGGTATAAATGCCATTCCATTACAGAAAGTTCAATTTCATACACGCCCATGTTTCAGACTTCTGATATATATTTAATCATCCAGCTTCCTGCATTCTTTTAAGATTGTCAAGCAGTGCAAGATTTGCATTTACCTTTCCATTGGAATCCATATCAAAAGATGACAAGACAGTTCCCTTGATGAATTTTACTCCTTTAGATTTGTAATAATCTTCATAATAACTAGCAATCTTGGGTGTAAACAATCGGGCCACTGCAAAATCGAAACCAACAATAACAAATGTTAACTTGCTATCATGTCAAAATTAAAAACGAGAAATTAGGGTTCAGGGGTACTCACTGAAATGTGCTTCAGGGAAAACCATAGTCACATTGATTTTATTGATTACCAAAGATGCAGCACACTCCATTCCAATGTAGCCACCACCAATGACAACAGCATTCCCACCAGCACATGATTGCATCACATTAACAAGCCTGTCTGCATCTGCTAAATCTCGTAAATAACAAACATTTTCAGCATTTGATCCACTCACTCCAAATTCTTCAAGCTTCAAAGCCTGCAAATAAGTGtctacatatttttattatttcaataaaattctgcaaagatcaaaagaagttgATCCCCATTAATTTTAGCAattgaaagaaagaaaggaaacttTTAGAACCACAGCTGAAGTGAAAACACAGGAAAAAGCATGCAACTCTATCAGTGCATAACGAGATCTACTAGAATATTTTGAGCTCCAATTTCATTTGCTTATCCATGTGAAATTATAACAGCCAAACTCCTTCCagtggaaaaaaaaaagactttagTAATTCCTGTAATTTTCCAAAAGAAAATTCACGTGCCTATTTCATGTTTTATAATGCATTTACCCATAGTTAACAATGCCAACCATCTAAAGCAAAATAGCATTAAACAACTAAAAGATCAGTTTCAATACCCGAGCACCTGTTGCAATGATAAGAATCTTGTAGCTTATAGTTTCTCCAGCTGCAGTCAGTAGTGTCTTGCGCTTCACATCAGCAGACTTGACTCGAGTTCCAAGGACCAATTCAATTCCTACGAAAAATAGAAGAATTGAGTAAGGATCAAATGGGAAAAAAAAAGGACAAAATATAACAATCAACTAGCTGAAACTTAGAAGACTCAAGTAAACTGGTATGATAAATTCCCTACTATTGATGTCTGAAAAAAATCTGTTAATCCTACTCCCAGAAAGTATATGTACACTTATTTCGCAGTAACTTATTAAATTCTATAAATTTCTTACTATTGATGTTGAATAGCATCTGTTAATCCTACTCCCAGCAAGTATATGTACACTTATTTCAAAGTAACTTATTAAATTCCAGGTGAAATATAAAAATTCCTTATCCATCGCCACATGTAAGTAGTATGTCTTTACTTGAAGATCATTAGCAAAAGTACTTGCTCATGTTAAAAATATTGACCAGAAAGAGATACTAAATGATACAAACCAAGTGTTTTAACTTGCTAATCTACAGCAGAAGCAGAATAAGAGGTTTATATTTGATCAACAAACAGTAATATAATTCTTTGTAAGCTAGAATTACAAATGTAACTGCAAGCACAAGGAGCAATTTCCACCTCTGTGTACAAGTCAAAATTCATGAACCATTTCAAACTGACATAACAATGCTTCAGGGTCCAATTAACAGGGCAGGTGAAAGCGCAATCACACAAGCTTTGAATTAGAAGGCCAAAATTCACAAGCATTTTATTCTGATATACTCAATCTAAGCTTTTGTTTCCTTTAGTTTTTCACGCATAGACACGTAATTACCAATACACTTTGAAAGCtatatattcaaaattataatCTATTGATCACACATTAAAATAAGTACTCCAGAGAAGAAATGGAGCATTCTACAGTTCTTATTTGAAGTGGACCTAAAAATAAATGAAACAGCGAAAATAAATTACCATGCTCTTTATACCATTTTGGAGTCAATCTTTCCTCATTAGCTCCAACACAAGTGTGAAATGATGGAAGGCGTGCTGGAGCTGCATGTCATCACAAGTTTCTCATATCAATAACTCAATATAAATGATGAAATGAGAAAGCAAAGGATTTTGAATGCAAAGCAAGAAGTGATTAGCTTTTGCTTTCAGTTTCAATTGCAGACTCCAAAACCAATCACTCATTTTCATCCCACCCAAATTCCCATCCTGTTACCCTGAGGTCTGCTTCCTCAGGCTAAGTTTATTGGTGGTAATCAGCACATGTTAAGAATTTGTTTTTCCCCTATGATAAGTAAAAGCTTATTTTGAAAAACAATGGGTACAATGAAGAGTTTGTTCATGAACTATACAGACGAGAACATTTACCTTCTGGAAGTAAATACCCTTTGCTTAGTGCAGGTCTCTCATATGGAGGAACCTGAAAGAAATCCAGCAAAAAATGAAGAATGTTGAAATTAATGGAAATTCAGATATCTCTTGTTTCTCCCAGACATACATCCATAACTCAGAAAGATTACATAATTGCATCCACAAGACCAAATAATTAATCCTACTTACTTTCCTTCATTAAGAGTGATAACAAGATGTGAGACAGATATGGTTACTGGCCAAAACTACCAACAAAGTCTTATACTCCAAATTACTAAACCTGATAGGCCAATTTGTACCAGATGGCAGACAATATAACAGGTCCAAACAAATTTCCCCATTGACTTATAATCCATTAGGAGATATTCAaactgaataataaaaaaaaagtttctAAGTAACCTGTAGTTGAATCAAAGTACCGTAACCCTTACTTGAAGTAACAAGCAAGGTAAGACTTGTAATCAATTTGAATTTTccaagtaattaaaaaaaaaaaacccagagAGGCACACAAAAGATTCAAGGGCAACGCCAAATGTCTTAATTTCAGAATATTCATCCTGTTTTGGTTTCGTCTTATTTGAAATCTAACTTAAAAACAAACATATTCGAACTGCTGATCAATGGAACAATTACTCAATCATAAAAGCATCAAAATGAAACAGATAGCCATTAATGAAATGAAGCTAATATAGCAAGTTCTTTAACAGAGAAGAGATTAGAAATAATTTCTTGCTCACAGGTTCCTCAGAGATGATGCAGA
The Hevea brasiliensis isolate MT/VB/25A 57/8 chromosome 15, ASM3005281v1, whole genome shotgun sequence genome window above contains:
- the LOC110641319 gene encoding oleosin 18.2 kDa-like encodes the protein MADRSPPHQVQVHPQLRYDPGYKRQQKVPSASKVLVVVTLLPLGGGLLALAGLTLVGTLIGLAITTPLFLIFSPVLVPAAFVLALAVVAFLSSGAFGLTGMTSLSWVLQYLRQATQAMPEQLDQAKKRMQDMAGYVGQKTKEMGQEIQKKAHEGK
- the LOC110641312 gene encoding monodehydroascorbate reductase 4, peroxisomal isoform X1, which encodes MGRAFVYVILGGGVAAGYAALEFTRRGVSQGELCIISEEPVPPYERPALSKGYLLPEAPARLPSFHTCVGANEERLTPKWYKEHGIELVLGTRVKSADVKRKTLLTAAGETISYKILIIATDTYLQALKLEEFGVSGSNAENVCYLRDLADADRLVNVMQSCAGGNAVVIGGGYIGMECAASLVINKINVTMVFPEAHFMARLFTPKIASYYEDYYKSKGVKFIKGTVLSSFDMDSNGKVTAVNLRDGSRLPVDMVVVGIGIRPNTSLFEGQLTLEKGGIKVNGRMRTSNSSVYAVGDVAAFPVQLFGETRRLEHVDSARKSARHAVAAIMEPNKTDDFDYLPFFYSRVFTLSWQFYGDNAGEVVHFGDYSGSTIGAYWVSKGHLVGSFLEGGSKEDYEAIAKATKLKPAIEDLTELERQGLGFALTVSKNHLTSPTGNVGGSSLILEKPLYAWHATAGVIVAASVAAFAYWYGRRRRRW
- the LOC110641312 gene encoding monodehydroascorbate reductase 4, peroxisomal isoform X2, with the translated sequence MGRAFVYVILGGGVAAGYAALEFTRRGVSQGELCIISEEPVPPYERPALSKGYLLPEAPARLPSFHTCVGANEERLTPKWYKEHGIELVLGTRVKSADVKRKTLLTAAGETISYKILIIATGARALKLEEFGVSGSNAENVCYLRDLADADRLVNVMQSCAGGNAVVIGGGYIGMECAASLVINKINVTMVFPEAHFMARLFTPKIASYYEDYYKSKGVKFIKGTVLSSFDMDSNGKVTAVNLRDGSRLPVDMVVVGIGIRPNTSLFEGQLTLEKGGIKVNGRMRTSNSSVYAVGDVAAFPVQLFGETRRLEHVDSARKSARHAVAAIMEPNKTDDFDYLPFFYSRVFTLSWQFYGDNAGEVVHFGDYSGSTIGAYWVSKGHLVGSFLEGGSKEDYEAIAKATKLKPAIEDLTELERQGLGFALTVSKNHLTSPTGNVGGSSLILEKPLYAWHATAGVIVAASVAAFAYWYGRRRRRW